The window TGCCGGACAATCATGACGCTTGTGATCAAATTCATCGCAGGGAACATATAAGGGTTGTTCTCAGCATTATACGTTCTGCGCTGTTTAATCGTTCCCGTCGTTCTATTGTTTTATGCGCGCTGTCAGCCAGGGAAGAAGGCCAAAGTTTCCCGCTACGCGGTTGATTTGCCGTGGCCGCTGAAGCGGCCTTTTGAACCCACATCATACGGTAAGTGCGTTTCCTAGCGACGCGGTGCAGCCGAAGGCTCGCTGTGTAGGTACTCCAATTCTGTCCGTTTGCCAACACAGCTCATCTCAAGTGGCGCTTACGCAAGCTTCAGCGCCAGCACCGCTTAACCGCCTATTTTTAAGCGAATCACCACAAATCACCAACCAACCGAAGCGAACCGGGAGAGGGACCACGATCAGTCAGCGCCGTCCTCGCCTCCATGTCACTTGCGACGCAAGCGTCGCTGCGTGCCATTCCGTCTGCGGGAGCACGGGAGCCTGGCCTGGCGGGGCGTTTTCCTCCGGCGGCGTGCTCGTGCGCGGCGGACGTAAACGTCCGCTGTTTCGCGCACGGGCAACGCCGAAATCAGTCTGCGCCTGCTTTGACACACTCCGTGGCCACCGGCGGGCCTTCACTCCACTGGCGTTCCGTTACGGCTCGCCGACGCAGCCCGCAGAGGATTCGCGTGCCCCCACGCCCCATTGACGTTTTCCCCTGGTGTCGCAAGCCTCACTTCGGCGGGGCAGTAACGGCGTCCTCCCTTGTCGGACGCCAGCCCCTTCTCGCGAGCCTTGCTCCACCCCCATTGGAGGGCCAGACTCCCGCAGACTCTTCGCCTACATTCCACTCCATTTCGCGACGCATAAGCTACACGCGACGCTACATTTCGTTCCATTCCAGCTACGAGTCAACGGGAGACTGGCAAGAAGCACCCCCCGGCGGCGTGATCATGCCCGGGCGCGGCGGATGTAAACGACACATCCGCTATTTCGCGCACGGGCATCATCACTGCCGCCCCCAATATTAGTCTGCCCTGCACGCAAAACCCAGCCCTGGCTTAACCCTTACCCGTTCCCTCCTCTCCATTCCGGAGAGGGGGGAACCTTTACCCACTATGAAAACCCCACGCCACCACCTCGCCCGCGTCCAATCCCGCGAAGCGGTCCAACTCGTGCGCCACTTCGCCAACCGTGCCGCCAAGGAGCGCACCAAATTCAAGGCCAACCCGAACGAGGCCACCTCATTTGGCATGTACCTGGCCTACCGTTCCGCCGCTTGGCTCGCCGCCAAACATTTCAAGCGCCACGACCTGTTCCCCAAACCCTGACCCCACCCACCCTTATGCAAATCCTTGCCGCCCGTATATACCACACCCCGCGCAACGGCCCGTTGACTCCCGAAGCCGCCGAGACACGCCGTCTCGCCTATGCCATCAAAACGCTGGCCAGCCCGAACGGCGACTTTGACACCGCTGCTGGCGAAATGGCAGCGCTCATCTCCGGTCCCTGCTGGCTGGTGCCGATCCCCGACAGCCGCGGTGGCACCACGGCCAACACCCGCTTGGCCGATATGATTGCACGCCATGCGAACGCCCGTGCCGCTGGCGCCCAGGTGGTCTGCGCCATCTGCCGCACGGCGCCCATTCAATCCCAATGCGCCCGCCGCAAACTGGCGCTTGGCCCGCTCCCACCCGAGGCCCATCACTTGGCCCGTACCAGAAAAATGCTGACGCTGCGCCAGACCTATTTCGTGGACAACGTCACCACCAGCGGCAACACCCTCGAAGCCGCTCGTCTTGCCCTTGGCTTTGGCGCGGGCCTGGTCTTTGCCGACGACGCCCCGCGTCGCGTGCAAATTCAAGCCACGCTCTTTTGACTCTTGCCGGGGCCGGCCACACCGCCTTGCGGTTGCGCGGCAATCACTGCCAGCCGTGGCCGGACCTCGGCGCACCGCCGTGCTGCCGGGCTCTGCCCGGCCCCGGCAGGGTTAGCCGCCCTGCACCGGCTCTCCATTTTTCTGGGCCTCGCGCCGGCCCATGCCCGCGCCAGAGGGCTTACGCCCTCTGGACTCCATCGCTTTTCGAAACCGGGGCTTCGCCCTCGACCCACCAAAGGGCATTCGCCCTCTGGACTTCCATGCGTGCCATCTCCCATTTTCGGTACTTGTTTATGAATATCCCAGTTAACTGATCCTCATTCATGTTTTTAAAATATATTCGCAATATTCTTGCGTCATTTTATTTTTACACATATCACCTATAACCATGCTTGCTGAAAATTTTCCGAATATGACGATCTGGGCTTTTAACAAGCCCAATGATGAGAATATATCTTTTGTTTATGAGTCAGTGTTGAAAGGGCGCTCGCACTTTGGATGGAGCTATGTGCCTACCGCTGATCTACGGCAACTTGAGCCCCGTCCTTGGGCTGAGCTAAGTCCAGAGGAAACTGATTGTTTTAAGAAATCCAATTTTCTCTTACGCATCAATCCGGGTGACTGGATTGTTCATATCAATGTACCAAGCTATGGCCGCTGTGTGGCAGCACGAGTGACAGGAACTTACGAATTCGCTACTGAGGTGCCTTTCGGTGATTTCCGTCATTACATACCTGTCGACCCAGCAACGGTAATTCCGTTTGATAGGACATCTCCTAACGTGCTTCCCATCATTGAGCAAAAACTCAAATTGCGAGGGCGACATTGGCGTATTCATGCCAAAGAAGAGTTTCTTCAGAGCATTGAAAATCTCAAGGGAAATAAAGTTTCGGTAGATGATGGCGTAACAAAACAGCTATCCTATTTGCGGCAACAATTCGATACGCATTTACAGGAAATCACTTCTTGCATTCATAAAACCCATCTTCGAAAACACCTGGAGGACCTTGTCGCACAGATATTTCAACGGATACCTTCCGTCAGTGCAGTTAAGGTGAATGGATCAAGATATGGCACTGACTACGGGGCAGACGTGATCGTCGAATATAAGATCGGCCTTCCCTTGCCAGGCCTTGAGCGAGACGGAGTTCTAGTCGTTCAGGTGAAATCGTATGAAGACCATCACTGGGAAACTGTAGCCGTAGACCAGCTGGAAACTGCGATAGAAAAGTACGGGGCGACGGCGGGCCTGTTGGTAACCACGGGGGCACCAACGGAACAACTCACAGAAGCAATCGACAAATTGCGTGATAAGGTTGCTGCAAAGGGTGTAGATGTTGGAATTGTGGCAGGCTGCGACGTCGCTCGTTTCATGCTTCGGTTTGGCGGCGATGTTATCCTCGGCTCGGAGTAGCAGAAAAATATTGTACTAATCCATTGGCCACACCATTTGTCTGCACAATCTCCATCCCGCTCGACGTAGGTCGCCCCAGCTCGGCCGGCCCCGGTCACTGGGCGGGCGCTGGCCACAGTTCACTGATGACTTGATGACTGCTTACTGATTACTGGGCCAACTGCGGATCTCCAGCCTGCCCCCGGTGCGGCATTCTTTTTCGGATTTCGGTGTTCGGGTTTCGGTCTTCGGATTTTCCGCCCTTACCCATGCGGGTCGCATTCCCCTGGGCTGCGGCGATTCGTTCGGGCGTGTTGAGTGTTCATAGCCCGGTTCCGTACCCTTCGCCCTTACCGGCCCGCTAACCGCCGGGGGGCCAACGCAGGTGGTACCCTCTGAAGATCACTCCCACCGGCCGCCCCGGCGCGCGGGCTGGTTCGGTGCAGGGCGAAGAGCCCGCAACATTAAAAAAAACTATGAACACCACCATCACCACCCCCGAACAAAACCTCGCCGCCCCCAGCGTCACCATTGCTCCCCGCAATCCGGCCAAGGGCGTCATCCTCTACGTCGTCACCCTCACGGATCAAAAGACCGTCCGCACCTATCCCTGCCGCAGTCTGGAGACCGCCGAGCAGTTGGCCCACCGTTTCATCAGAGGCATCATCAAGTCCGCGGCCCCCGCCCCCGCCCAGTGACCCGCATCCCCCGGCCCTCGCCGGGGCTTTTTTTGCTCGCTTACCTTTGTCGTCCTTGTGGTCCTTGTCGTCCTTGTTTTTTCCCTTTCGCATTTTTCGCGGTTCAGTCCCCCCATTTCCCCGCTTTAAGAAATCGCAAAATGATCCGGGTCCATGGCGAACTTACCGGCCTGGCAAAACGGGCATTGTCTCCCGTCCAGCTCCCAGGTGTCGGCAATATCCTTCGCGCTGCATTTTGGGCAGGCCTGAATTGGCGCGCGTGAATCCACCATGAATTCGTGCCCGCACCCGAGGCACAAGTGCGGGCTGTCATTCCCAATGCACTTGGACACCAGGTCATCATTGGGATGGTAAGCGTACTTTTTCTCACCCGAAGCCGTGATATAATACGGATTCCCATCGTCCCAAGGTTCGATGGTCTTCCCGCAATTTCCGCAGATGAAGCGCCGGCTCATTGCCATAATGCAACGCACCCTAAGCCCCCCGGCCATACTATTCCAGCCAATTCCAAAACCCTCTGCTGCAATTTGCAATGTCCATGTGGTCAATATGGTCCATGCGGTCCCCATTCGCGTTATTAGCGCCTTTAGCCTTCAGCCTTTCGGTCCCTATCCCCCCATGCTTCTTTCCAATCGCGCCTTTCTGGTTTCCCAGTCCGGCATGCTTCTTCGCAGCAGGGCAAAAAACTCCCTGCCATGGTGCCCATGCACCAGGTGGCAGAGTTCATGTGTCACCACATAGTCGATACAGGTGCCGGGTGCCCGCACAAGTTCGGGATTGAGATAGATGGCTCCCCGCCGGGTCCAACTTCCCCACCGCTTGGGCATCCGCCGCAGGTGCAGCCGGGGGGGCTCGCTCACCCGCCCGTGTAGCCGGGGCAGGCACGCCGTCAGGCTCCGGGCAAACGCCATCCGGGCATGTTCCACATACCAGGCTTCCACGAGGTTCCGTACCCGGTCGTGCTCTACTTGCCGGGCGGTTTCCACATAAATGAACTGGCCCTTAAGTTTCACCGTCTCGCCCGGCCCCTCAGAGATTTTCAGCCGGTACTGTCGCCC of the Verrucomicrobiota bacterium genome contains:
- a CDS encoding restriction endonuclease yields the protein MLAENFPNMTIWAFNKPNDENISFVYESVLKGRSHFGWSYVPTADLRQLEPRPWAELSPEETDCFKKSNFLLRINPGDWIVHINVPSYGRCVAARVTGTYEFATEVPFGDFRHYIPVDPATVIPFDRTSPNVLPIIEQKLKLRGRHWRIHAKEEFLQSIENLKGNKVSVDDGVTKQLSYLRQQFDTHLQEITSCIHKTHLRKHLEDLVAQIFQRIPSVSAVKVNGSRYGTDYGADVIVEYKIGLPLPGLERDGVLVVQVKSYEDHHWETVAVDQLETAIEKYGATAGLLVTTGAPTEQLTEAIDKLRDKVAAKGVDVGIVAGCDVARFMLRFGGDVILGSE
- a CDS encoding SprT family zinc-dependent metalloprotease; this encodes MAQIKTAPEGEQLEVMAGSERIGFRLRRSSRGTLAITVKPDTAVVVTAPAGADVEAVKAKVRKRANWIRQQRRFFERYLPPVPPRRYVSGETHRYFGRQYRLKISEGPGETVKLKGQFIYVETARQVEHDRVRNLVEAWYVEHARMAFARSLTACLPRLHGRVSEPPRLHLRRMPKRWGSWTRRGAIYLNPELVRAPGTCIDYVVTHELCHLVHGHHGREFFALLRRSMPDWETRKARLERSMGG